A single genomic interval of Lewinellaceae bacterium harbors:
- a CDS encoding penicillin acylase family protein, which yields MKRFIGVIPLIIAFLLIYFFNRPLQIGKTTLPRLGYFLSPYTGFLQNGADHPEFDFPPSLKSSFSAPVHVYFDDRLVPHIYAQSDADAYRAQGYIQASLRMWQMDMTTRAAGGFLAEVMGSRLVDRDKNQRRLGMLAAAEKTVVSWQKDPDQYALLEAFSDGVNQYISTLDARTLPLEYKLIGHEPKPWSVLQCALYVKTMAQRLNGREDDLEASNTIHWLGIQRFSELFPEINPLDKPVIPSEVTWDFIPELPNPIVLPDSILGGLPSPVHPKPPGQDGSNNWAVGGSKSSSGLPMLCNDPHLGLTLPSIWIEMSLHTPTINAHGVALPGTPGIVIGFNQSTAWGVTNVGQDVADWYQVHWTDAVKNHYLMDGDTLEITWRREEILVKNGDPIVDSVKWTVLGPIVYEDAGNGHADLAYRWVSHDSDGNELKTFMGLDRSDNYSDYRKALQTFCAPAQNFVFASNQGDIGLTVNGHFPVKAPEVGRFVFPAEDPQYRWKGMIPFEQLPTVHNPAQGYVASANQRSTDDTYPYYYNGHFEDYRGRTINKYLSTEKQFTVDDMKAFQLSTFSQFAADALPIMLAGIPTEASTSGPGLALKSWDYQFNANAEAPIYFTIWYRHLYNMIWDEFKAKSDSEPILFPENFLTLQWLQDHPDDPFMDRQDTPDKIETAGDLLLQSWQESQEDFNSLTTHSWGEYAPLNINHLANLPAFSRKNLPAGGHSTALNATNGPASHGPSWRMIVQLGQEPQTIGVYPGGQSGHPGSKYYDQMVDAWVQGKYYPLLLVPEEYWQTHQPLFSITSAQ from the coding sequence ATGAAGCGGTTTATTGGAGTTATTCCACTTATCATCGCATTTCTTCTCATCTATTTCTTTAACCGCCCGCTCCAGATAGGTAAAACGACTTTGCCCAGGTTAGGCTATTTCCTCAGTCCTTATACCGGATTTTTACAAAATGGCGCGGACCATCCCGAATTTGACTTTCCACCCAGCCTGAAAAGTTCATTTTCTGCTCCCGTTCATGTTTATTTCGATGACCGTCTGGTTCCGCACATCTATGCACAATCGGATGCTGATGCCTACCGGGCGCAGGGATATATTCAAGCCAGTTTACGCATGTGGCAAATGGACATGACCACCCGTGCCGCCGGTGGATTTCTGGCGGAGGTTATGGGATCAAGGCTGGTGGATCGGGACAAAAACCAGAGAAGACTGGGAATGCTGGCTGCCGCGGAAAAAACTGTGGTTTCCTGGCAAAAAGATCCGGATCAGTATGCCCTCCTCGAAGCTTTTTCTGATGGTGTAAATCAGTACATCAGCACGCTGGATGCACGCACTCTTCCACTGGAGTACAAACTTATAGGTCATGAACCCAAACCCTGGTCTGTACTCCAGTGTGCTCTTTATGTAAAAACCATGGCTCAGCGCCTCAATGGCCGCGAAGATGACCTGGAAGCAAGCAACACCATACATTGGCTGGGCATACAGCGATTCTCCGAATTATTCCCGGAGATAAACCCATTGGATAAGCCCGTCATTCCTTCGGAAGTAACCTGGGATTTTATTCCCGAGCTACCGAATCCCATTGTTTTGCCAGATAGTATATTGGGAGGATTACCATCCCCGGTACACCCAAAACCGCCAGGACAGGACGGTAGCAACAACTGGGCGGTAGGTGGGTCTAAATCCTCTTCCGGATTGCCCATGCTATGCAATGACCCGCATCTTGGATTGACTTTACCTTCCATCTGGATTGAAATGTCCTTGCATACCCCGACTATAAATGCCCATGGAGTCGCACTTCCGGGCACACCCGGCATCGTCATCGGCTTTAATCAGAGTACGGCCTGGGGAGTGACCAATGTGGGACAAGACGTCGCCGATTGGTATCAGGTCCACTGGACGGATGCTGTCAAAAACCATTACCTGATGGATGGCGACACCCTGGAGATCACCTGGCGAAGGGAGGAGATCCTGGTAAAGAACGGGGACCCCATCGTTGATTCGGTGAAATGGACTGTACTCGGTCCGATCGTTTATGAAGATGCCGGAAATGGCCATGCAGACCTGGCATACCGCTGGGTAAGTCATGACAGTGACGGCAATGAACTGAAGACGTTTATGGGGCTGGACCGTTCAGACAATTACAGCGATTACCGTAAAGCGCTCCAAACCTTTTGTGCACCGGCGCAGAATTTTGTCTTCGCCTCGAACCAGGGCGATATCGGGCTGACTGTCAACGGTCATTTCCCGGTTAAGGCACCCGAAGTGGGCCGATTCGTTTTCCCCGCTGAAGATCCTCAGTACCGATGGAAAGGGATGATACCATTCGAACAATTACCGACCGTTCACAACCCGGCTCAAGGCTATGTGGCATCCGCCAACCAGCGAAGCACAGATGACACCTATCCTTATTATTACAATGGTCATTTTGAAGATTACCGCGGTCGCACCATCAACAAATACCTCTCTACCGAAAAGCAATTTACTGTGGATGATATGAAGGCTTTCCAATTAAGCACCTTCAGTCAGTTCGCCGCAGATGCGCTCCCGATCATGCTCGCCGGGATACCAACGGAGGCTTCCACATCCGGTCCTGGGCTAGCCCTGAAGTCCTGGGATTATCAATTCAATGCAAACGCTGAGGCACCGATCTATTTTACGATCTGGTACCGGCACCTCTACAATATGATCTGGGATGAGTTTAAAGCAAAATCAGACTCGGAGCCGATCCTGTTTCCTGAAAATTTCCTGACCTTGCAATGGTTGCAGGATCACCCGGATGATCCGTTTATGGACCGCCAGGATACGCCGGATAAAATCGAAACTGCCGGTGACCTATTGCTCCAGTCCTGGCAGGAATCTCAGGAAGATTTCAACTCCCTGACCACCCACAGCTGGGGTGAATATGCACCATTAAACATCAACCACCTGGCTAATTTACCAGCATTCAGCCGTAAAAATCTACCTGCCGGGGGACATTCAACCGCATTAAATGCGACGAATGGACCGGCAAGTCACGGACCTTCCTGGCGGATGATCGTTCAACTGGGCCAGGAGCCGCAGACCATCGGAGTATATCCTGGTGGCCAAAGCGGTCATCCGGGGAGTAAATATTACGATCAGATGGTCGATGCCTGGGTTCAGGGCAAATATTATCCTTTATTGTTGGTACCGGAGGAATACTGGCAGACACACCAGCCATTATTCTCCATAACTTCTGCACAATGA
- the pbpC gene encoding penicillin-binding protein 1C, whose protein sequence is MFLPKIITHCSAALVAILGFWFWFCLPEPLFDRPLARELLDRQGQLIGGQVANDGQWRFEGPDTIPIKFKTCLLQFEDRKFYRHPGVDALALIRAMRQNLSAGKVVSGGSTLSMQVIRLVRAGRPRTLGEKLIEMFWALRLEWETSKESILKTYASQAPFGGNVVGLEAASWRYFNRPPSQLSWAEAAVLAVLPNQPSIVRPGKHDVALKGKCDRVLRQLLESGILDSLDYSLALDEPVPESPLPLPQLAPHFLQFAVQSAPETHRIASTLDTRLQKQVNAILERYEKELTGKAIHNAGILITSVEENEVLAYAGNLPGAGAQHAGAVDCVQALRSTGSILKPLLTTGAFNQGIVHPQTLLPDVPLLINGYQPENFNLQYEGAVSVRDALRKSLNIPMVSLLRNYGVPNFLQDLRKSGFTSFPFTAEHYGLSLILGGGETSLWQLNRVYGAMARTLLHFTSRDAQYTREDWQESHGWTGQKDSNHPVYQSDPVVWPAGAIWLSIDAMTALTRPDEEGRWQQFPSQQMVAWKTGTSFGFRDAWAVGITPRYIISIWAGNADGEGRPGCTGIQAAAPLLFQLINYLPSSAWFTPPYDDLTKLALCAQSGLLPGPDCPVDTAWGLTSMERMGTCPYHHHIWINPANGKQVDKQCYSGPSETLSSFQLPPLQAYYYRHSHPEYQDPPPWQSGCGQDHQPMALIYPHASSQAIYLPVNAAGNIQPLVLKATHEDPNASIHWHLDGGYVGTTKRIHTLTITLEKGSHLLVLLDDQGNQLVRTFAVK, encoded by the coding sequence TTGTTCCTTCCTAAAATAATCACGCATTGCAGTGCGGCACTGGTGGCTATACTGGGTTTTTGGTTTTGGTTTTGCCTGCCCGAACCGCTCTTTGACCGTCCTCTGGCCAGGGAGCTGCTGGACCGGCAGGGCCAGTTGATCGGAGGACAAGTGGCAAATGACGGCCAATGGCGATTTGAAGGCCCTGATACGATCCCCATAAAATTCAAAACGTGTCTATTACAATTTGAAGACCGGAAATTTTACCGGCATCCGGGAGTAGATGCCCTGGCTCTGATCCGGGCCATGCGGCAGAACCTGAGTGCTGGAAAGGTCGTTAGCGGCGGCAGTACTTTGAGTATGCAGGTCATCAGGTTGGTGCGAGCGGGGCGACCCCGTACGCTGGGCGAAAAATTAATTGAAATGTTCTGGGCTCTGCGACTGGAATGGGAGACCAGCAAAGAATCCATACTAAAAACTTATGCCAGTCAGGCGCCTTTTGGTGGCAATGTAGTCGGCCTGGAAGCAGCCAGCTGGCGCTATTTTAACCGCCCTCCTTCCCAGCTCAGCTGGGCTGAAGCTGCAGTCCTGGCTGTCCTTCCCAACCAGCCTTCCATAGTCCGTCCCGGCAAACACGATGTTGCCCTGAAGGGTAAATGCGACCGGGTACTCCGCCAGCTGCTCGAGTCTGGTATTCTGGATTCGTTGGATTATTCGCTGGCTCTTGATGAACCTGTCCCGGAATCTCCCCTGCCCCTGCCACAGCTTGCTCCGCATTTTCTTCAGTTTGCAGTCCAATCAGCACCTGAGACCCACCGCATAGCGAGCACCCTGGACACCAGGCTGCAAAAGCAAGTCAATGCGATCCTGGAACGTTATGAAAAAGAGCTGACCGGGAAAGCGATCCACAATGCCGGAATCCTGATCACATCCGTTGAAGAAAATGAAGTCCTGGCTTATGCAGGAAATTTGCCTGGAGCAGGCGCTCAGCATGCAGGTGCAGTTGATTGCGTGCAGGCCTTGCGGAGCACGGGTAGCATCCTCAAACCTCTGCTGACAACGGGTGCATTCAACCAGGGCATTGTACATCCCCAAACCTTGCTTCCGGATGTGCCGCTGCTGATCAATGGTTACCAGCCGGAAAACTTCAATTTGCAGTATGAAGGCGCCGTATCGGTTCGTGATGCCCTGAGAAAATCACTCAATATTCCCATGGTCTCACTGCTCAGGAACTACGGCGTGCCCAATTTTCTACAGGATCTTCGTAAAAGTGGTTTCACTTCGTTTCCTTTTACTGCGGAGCATTATGGTTTGTCACTGATCCTGGGCGGTGGAGAAACAAGTCTTTGGCAACTGAACCGGGTCTATGGTGCTATGGCCAGAACGTTACTGCATTTTACCAGCCGGGATGCGCAATACACGAGGGAGGACTGGCAGGAAAGCCATGGATGGACAGGCCAAAAAGATTCAAACCATCCGGTCTATCAATCCGACCCGGTAGTTTGGCCGGCTGGCGCCATCTGGTTGTCAATTGATGCCATGACTGCATTGACCAGACCCGATGAAGAAGGTCGCTGGCAACAATTTCCATCGCAGCAAATGGTTGCCTGGAAAACCGGCACGAGTTTCGGATTTCGTGATGCGTGGGCGGTGGGGATCACTCCCCGGTACATCATTAGTATTTGGGCTGGTAATGCTGATGGTGAAGGCCGTCCGGGATGTACAGGAATCCAGGCGGCGGCCCCACTCCTGTTTCAACTGATAAATTACCTGCCTTCCTCTGCATGGTTTACCCCACCCTATGATGATCTGACCAAACTTGCTCTGTGTGCCCAGTCCGGTTTACTGCCAGGCCCGGACTGCCCGGTCGATACGGCATGGGGATTGACGTCAATGGAACGCATGGGAACCTGCCCTTACCACCACCACATCTGGATCAATCCAGCCAATGGCAAACAAGTGGACAAGCAATGTTATTCCGGTCCGTCTGAGACGCTTTCCTCCTTTCAATTACCCCCTTTACAAGCCTATTATTACCGTCATTCACATCCCGAATACCAGGATCCTCCACCCTGGCAGAGCGGCTGTGGTCAGGATCACCAGCCTATGGCGCTCATCTATCCCCATGCAAGCAGTCAGGCAATCTACTTACCGGTAAACGCAGCTGGCAACATACAACCATTGGTCCTGAAAGCGACCCATGAAGACCCGAATGCATCCATCCATTGGCATCTTGACGGTGGATATGTAGGAACAACAAAAAGGATCCATACCCTGACAATAACATTGGAAAAAGGCAGTCATCTCCTGGTCTTACTGGACGATCAAGGCAACCAGCTGGTTCGAACGTTCGCGGTCAAGTAA
- the mraZ gene encoding division/cell wall cluster transcriptional repressor MraZ, protein MYQLRGEYECSVDAKGRLRLPSSLLRQFGGSGPLSFVVNRGFEKCVMLYPKEVWDRKAAEVNALNIYNPKQRTFIRYFYRGATDIVVDDASRINLPNSLLSYAGIDKDIILFAYHEQIEIWSKEQYDQAMLDEPEEFSALAAEVFGGRDLDAAHDE, encoded by the coding sequence ATGTACCAATTAAGAGGCGAATATGAGTGCAGTGTAGACGCGAAAGGGCGTCTTCGTTTGCCCTCCTCCTTGCTTCGTCAATTCGGTGGTTCAGGTCCTCTCTCATTTGTAGTGAACCGTGGCTTTGAAAAGTGTGTCATGCTTTATCCAAAGGAAGTGTGGGACCGCAAAGCAGCCGAAGTCAATGCCTTAAATATTTACAATCCCAAACAGCGGACTTTTATTCGGTACTTCTATCGTGGGGCCACAGACATTGTGGTTGACGATGCCAGCCGGATCAATTTGCCTAACTCGCTGCTGTCGTATGCGGGTATCGATAAGGACATTATTCTGTTTGCTTACCATGAGCAAATTGAGATCTGGTCCAAAGAGCAATACGATCAGGCCATGCTGGACGAGCCGGAAGAATTTTCAGCTCTGGCCGCAGAAGTATTCGGAGGCCGGGATCTGGATGCCGCTCATGATGAGTGA
- the yaaA gene encoding peroxide stress protein YaaA has product MLILLSPAKTLDFKPTGVTTHTLPDFLNDSKKLIRVMKKKSIGDLQQLMSISEALASLNHQRYRQFDFPFTKENAKQAVLAFKGDVYVGLEADTLDEDDLSFAQDHVIILSGLYGMLKPLDLIQPYRLEMGVRLEQGKYSNLYEFWTQKLTRHLNDKILQQPEDTRVVINLASQEYFQAIRTAKVKAPVINIKFLEDRGGDLQFISFNAKKARGIMTRFIIRHRLSDPEAIKTFNESSYQYADELSSANEWTFIRQQDA; this is encoded by the coding sequence ATGCTGATCCTGTTATCCCCAGCTAAAACCCTTGATTTCAAACCGACCGGGGTCACCACCCACACCCTTCCCGATTTTCTGAATGACAGCAAAAAGCTGATCCGGGTCATGAAGAAGAAATCCATCGGCGATCTGCAACAACTGATGTCCATATCCGAAGCTCTGGCCAGCCTGAACCACCAGCGGTACAGGCAGTTTGATTTCCCGTTTACGAAGGAGAATGCGAAACAGGCAGTACTGGCATTCAAGGGAGATGTTTACGTTGGTCTGGAAGCAGATACCCTGGATGAAGACGATTTGTCCTTCGCCCAGGATCATGTTATTATTTTATCCGGACTTTACGGGATGCTCAAACCACTGGACCTGATCCAACCTTACCGTCTGGAAATGGGCGTCCGCCTGGAACAAGGCAAATATTCGAACCTGTACGAGTTCTGGACGCAGAAACTTACGCGCCACCTCAATGATAAAATCCTGCAACAGCCGGAAGACACCAGAGTTGTTATCAATCTTGCTTCCCAGGAATACTTCCAGGCCATCCGGACAGCAAAAGTTAAAGCGCCGGTCATCAACATCAAATTTCTGGAGGACCGCGGCGGCGATTTGCAGTTCATATCTTTCAATGCCAAAAAAGCACGCGGGATCATGACCCGTTTTATCATCCGCCACCGGCTCTCTGACCCGGAAGCCATAAAAACCTTTAACGAAAGTTCTTATCAATATGCAGATGAGCTATCTTCAGCGAACGAATGGACGTTCATTCGCCAGCAAGATGCATAA
- the rsmH gene encoding 16S rRNA (cytosine(1402)-N(4))-methyltransferase RsmH, whose amino-acid sequence MSEYHKPVLLNEAVEGLVTNPSGVYVDATFGGGGHSKAILGRLTDKGRLITFDQDEDAAVNAIDDDRFQLVQANFRYLVKYLRLLEISHIDGLLADLGVSSHQFDEVDRGFMFRENAVLDMRMNRSSPHTASDLLMEMPQEEMVRMFSLYGEVRNARTVAQRIVEARKNVKIEHSATLMRILDPVVRGSRLRYYAQLFQALRIAVNRELDALEGLLNSCHQVIRPGGRLVVISYHSLEDRMVKHLIRSGNTDGVSHKDDFGNVECPWQAITRKPWEPDENEIKTNSRARSARMRIAERQ is encoded by the coding sequence ATGAGTGAATACCATAAGCCCGTACTGCTTAACGAAGCGGTGGAAGGTCTGGTGACAAATCCCTCAGGTGTCTATGTAGATGCCACTTTTGGCGGGGGAGGTCACAGTAAGGCCATCCTGGGTCGATTGACAGATAAAGGTCGTTTGATCACGTTTGATCAGGATGAGGATGCTGCAGTAAATGCCATCGACGATGACCGGTTTCAGCTGGTTCAGGCCAATTTTCGCTATCTGGTGAAATACCTGAGGCTGCTGGAGATCAGCCACATCGATGGATTGCTGGCTGACCTGGGAGTTTCATCTCACCAGTTTGATGAAGTTGACCGGGGGTTTATGTTTCGGGAGAATGCAGTGCTGGATATGCGGATGAATCGCAGCAGCCCGCACACCGCTTCCGACCTCCTGATGGAAATGCCGCAAGAGGAAATGGTGCGCATGTTTAGTCTTTACGGAGAAGTCCGGAATGCCCGAACTGTAGCCCAGCGAATCGTGGAAGCGCGAAAAAACGTCAAAATAGAACATTCGGCAACCTTAATGCGCATCCTGGATCCTGTGGTCCGGGGCTCTCGACTAAGGTATTATGCACAATTGTTTCAGGCGCTGCGCATTGCAGTGAACAGGGAACTGGATGCGCTGGAAGGGTTGCTTAATAGTTGTCACCAGGTTATCCGTCCGGGAGGGAGATTGGTGGTGATCTCTTACCACTCGCTGGAGGACAGGATGGTGAAACATCTGATCCGGAGTGGCAACACGGATGGAGTGAGTCACAAGGATGATTTCGGGAATGTGGAATGCCCTTGGCAGGCCATCACCCGGAAACCCTGGGAGCCTGATGAAAATGAAATAAAAACGAACAGCCGGGCACGAAGTGCACGGATGCGCATAGCTGAAAGACAATGA
- a CDS encoding transketolase, translated as MLDFKEIEALILPENEDSDRFRNEVIRDYWISCISREASILARKDVLLGKAKFGITGDGKEVPQVALARAMRAGDWRSGYYRDQTLMFALGITNVEDYFAQLYSDTNFDPFSGGRQMNNHYATRMVDRSGAWIDQRSGYNVSSDVSCTGGQMARALGLAMASKMYRNDQDTQALFSNEGDEVCICTIGDASTTEGIFWETINAAGVMQVPLAVFIWDDGYGISVPTKLQTTKGDLTELLSGFVTTDENRGIEVYTVPGWDYPTLVEVFERALNRMRKHHIPMVFHITEVTQPQGHSTSGSHERYKSQDRLLWERNHDCIKVMGNWMVDNQIATEDQLQQLRKKAKEYVRHGRNAALHRFYDPAKKEIAKLTQIYETIKTHHLPQVLEHAIQELRGLQDPLISDIVRNAKHIYYTIAHMNVPGKAELHDWIVEQQKQRHIKYHQHLYNETPMSALQVPVVYPAYDADPELLNGYQILNRFFDQALQANPKLIAFGEDVGKIGGVNQTMAGMQDKHGEHRVFDTGIREWTIVGQAVGLSMRGWRPLAEIQYLDYLVYALPELTDDLASLHYRSNGIQIAPTIIRTRGHRLEGIWHAGSPLGMLIHALRGMHIIVPRNMTQAAGFYNTLLQSHDPALVIECLNGYRLKEPLPSNLGQIALPLGVPEVLHEGSDVTLVTYGSCVRVALAAVPYLEKLGIRVEIIDVQTLLPFDLEHVIVNSLKKTNRIVFMDEDVPGGATAYMMQKVLEEQKGYYYLDSPPATITAKEHRTPYGSDGDYYTKPNAEDVVEKLYDIMQESYPDDYPKPV; from the coding sequence ATGCTTGATTTCAAAGAAATAGAAGCCCTGATTCTACCCGAGAATGAAGATTCCGATCGCTTCCGCAACGAAGTTATCCGGGACTACTGGATAAGCTGTATCAGCAGGGAGGCAAGTATTCTGGCCCGGAAGGATGTATTATTGGGTAAGGCTAAATTTGGAATTACCGGGGATGGGAAGGAAGTGCCACAGGTCGCGCTCGCCCGTGCCATGCGGGCAGGAGACTGGCGTTCCGGTTATTACCGGGACCAGACCCTGATGTTTGCACTCGGGATCACGAATGTCGAGGATTATTTTGCCCAATTGTACTCGGATACCAACTTTGACCCTTTCTCTGGTGGCCGGCAAATGAATAATCACTATGCAACCCGCATGGTCGATCGCAGCGGTGCCTGGATAGACCAGCGTTCCGGCTATAATGTCTCATCCGATGTCTCCTGTACCGGGGGCCAGATGGCACGTGCTCTGGGGTTGGCCATGGCTTCCAAGATGTACCGGAATGACCAGGACACACAGGCTCTTTTTTCCAATGAGGGTGACGAAGTATGTATCTGTACCATCGGGGATGCCAGTACCACCGAAGGCATTTTCTGGGAAACGATCAATGCAGCGGGTGTCATGCAGGTACCACTGGCCGTCTTTATCTGGGATGATGGATACGGGATTTCCGTTCCCACTAAATTACAAACGACCAAAGGCGACCTGACGGAATTATTATCCGGTTTCGTCACCACAGATGAGAACAGGGGCATAGAAGTCTATACAGTGCCCGGATGGGACTATCCCACTTTGGTCGAAGTCTTTGAACGCGCGCTGAACCGTATGCGTAAACACCACATACCCATGGTGTTTCACATCACCGAGGTGACACAGCCTCAGGGGCATTCCACTTCCGGAAGCCATGAGCGTTACAAGTCTCAGGACCGGTTGCTGTGGGAACGCAATCATGACTGCATTAAAGTGATGGGCAACTGGATGGTCGACAACCAGATCGCCACCGAAGACCAACTCCAGCAGTTGCGCAAGAAAGCGAAGGAGTACGTACGACACGGAAGAAATGCCGCGCTGCACCGGTTTTATGATCCTGCGAAAAAAGAAATTGCGAAACTGACCCAGATCTATGAGACCATAAAAACCCACCACTTGCCCCAAGTACTGGAACACGCAATCCAGGAATTGAGAGGATTGCAGGATCCGTTGATCAGTGATATTGTCCGTAATGCAAAACATATCTATTATACGATTGCCCACATGAATGTGCCGGGAAAAGCCGAGTTGCACGACTGGATTGTCGAACAACAGAAACAACGGCATATCAAATACCATCAGCACCTGTATAATGAGACACCGATGAGTGCATTGCAGGTTCCGGTCGTTTATCCGGCTTACGACGCGGATCCGGAATTGTTGAATGGCTATCAAATCCTGAACCGGTTTTTTGATCAGGCCCTGCAGGCCAATCCGAAACTGATCGCTTTTGGTGAAGATGTAGGGAAGATAGGAGGGGTTAACCAAACCATGGCCGGGATGCAGGATAAACACGGGGAACACCGTGTATTTGATACTGGAATCCGTGAATGGACCATTGTCGGTCAGGCAGTAGGATTGTCGATGCGGGGTTGGAGGCCATTGGCGGAGATCCAATACCTTGATTATCTGGTGTATGCTTTGCCGGAACTGACCGATGACCTGGCAAGCCTGCACTATCGATCCAATGGTATTCAGATCGCCCCGACCATTATACGCACCCGCGGCCATCGCCTGGAAGGTATATGGCATGCGGGATCTCCTCTTGGAATGCTGATCCATGCCCTGAGAGGAATGCATATTATTGTTCCGCGCAATATGACCCAGGCCGCAGGTTTTTACAATACACTGCTGCAATCCCATGACCCGGCCCTGGTGATTGAATGTCTGAATGGATATCGGCTGAAGGAGCCGCTACCTTCAAATCTCGGCCAGATCGCACTTCCCCTTGGTGTGCCTGAAGTGCTTCATGAAGGAAGTGATGTGACTCTGGTTACCTATGGATCCTGTGTCCGGGTAGCTCTTGCTGCTGTGCCTTACCTGGAGAAACTGGGTATTCGCGTGGAGATCATCGATGTCCAGACATTATTGCCTTTTGATCTGGAACATGTTATCGTCAATTCCCTGAAAAAGACCAACCGGATCGTATTTATGGACGAAGATGTCCCCGGAGGCGCCACAGCCTACATGATGCAGAAGGTACTGGAAGAACAGAAAGGATATTATTACCTGGATTCCCCCCCGGCTACCATTACTGCAAAGGAACACCGGACCCCTTATGGATCGGATGGTGATTATTACACCAAGCCCAATGCGGAGGATGTGGTGGAAAAGCTGTACGATATCATGCAGGAAAGTTATCCGGATGATTATCCGAAGCCGGTCTGA
- a CDS encoding polyprenol monophosphomannose synthase, with protein sequence MQENLVVIPTYNEIENVEAIVREVLTLPVDFHVLIVDDGSPDGTAAKVQSLKIDFPGRLFLLERSGKQGLGTAYITGFKWGLEQGYQYLFEMDADFSHPPAKLIDLYKACSSGAADVTVGSRYTKGGDVENWPLDRLLLSRGASLYVRMITGMPVKDPTAGFICYRRQVLEKMDLDHIQFIGYAFQIEMKYKAYKLGFKLMEVPILFKDREQGVSKMNASIIKEAVFGVLALRFGRK encoded by the coding sequence TTGCAGGAGAATCTCGTAGTTATCCCTACCTATAATGAAATCGAGAACGTGGAGGCCATCGTTCGCGAAGTGCTGACCCTACCAGTTGATTTCCATGTATTGATCGTTGACGACGGCAGCCCGGATGGAACGGCCGCGAAAGTCCAGTCTTTGAAGATTGACTTTCCGGGCCGGCTTTTTCTGTTGGAAAGGTCGGGTAAGCAAGGTTTGGGTACGGCTTACATCACCGGATTTAAGTGGGGACTGGAGCAGGGCTACCAATACCTGTTTGAGATGGATGCCGATTTTTCGCACCCTCCAGCCAAACTGATCGATCTGTATAAGGCTTGTTCTTCCGGTGCGGCCGATGTGACAGTGGGAAGTCGGTACACCAAAGGCGGTGACGTGGAGAACTGGCCCTTGGACCGCTTATTGTTATCCCGGGGCGCATCATTATATGTTCGTATGATCACCGGGATGCCTGTTAAGGACCCTACCGCCGGATTCATCTGTTACCGCCGGCAGGTTCTGGAGAAAATGGATCTCGATCATATCCAGTTTATTGGGTATGCCTTTCAGATAGAGATGAAATACAAGGCGTACAAGCTCGGTTTTAAGCTGATGGAGGTTCCCATTCTGTTTAAAGACCGGGAGCAGGGCGTGTCTAAAATGAATGCAAGTATCATTAAAGAAGCCGTGTTCGGCGTACTGGCCCTACGATTTGGCCGTAAATAG
- a CDS encoding DUF1573 domain-containing protein: MKKFALLFMLFAGFAIAHAQQAPAAEKQENKGPVMYLATTTVDFGTIEQDSDPYRKLPFENKGDSPLIITNAKGSCGCTVPTWPKEPVMPGAVDTMTIRYDTHRIGAIRKTVTVYTNQGDQPITIQVIGQINAKPAEPEALPEKKQSVLGTKGN; this comes from the coding sequence ATGAAAAAATTCGCTCTCCTCTTTATGTTGTTCGCAGGGTTTGCCATCGCTCATGCTCAGCAAGCACCTGCTGCTGAAAAGCAAGAAAACAAAGGTCCTGTCATGTACCTCGCAACGACTACGGTAGATTTCGGTACCATCGAACAGGATTCTGATCCTTATCGCAAATTGCCATTTGAAAACAAAGGCGACTCCCCATTGATCATTACCAACGCAAAGGGAAGTTGTGGCTGTACGGTGCCTACCTGGCCAAAAGAGCCGGTTATGCCCGGTGCAGTCGATACCATGACCATCCGCTACGATACCCATCGTATCGGAGCAATCCGTAAAACTGTTACCGTTTATACCAATCAGGGAGATCAGCCCATCACCATCCAGGTGATTGGACAGATCAATGCCAAACCGGCTGAACCGGAAGCATTACCCGAAAAGAAACAATCGGTTTTAGGTACTAAAGGAAACTAA